One segment of Bacteroides caecimuris DNA contains the following:
- a CDS encoding YhcG family protein — protein MRGLPARDTGRTQKLYNLLPVRQHGRGNTLLQGTEINADDAQFISDIKAIVYTAKQKAYQAADLFQVAANWLVGKRIIEQEQHGRERAEYGKRIIELASEALTAEYGKGYSATTLRNYRKFYLSFRGLQIQQPLLAEFKNCFLNQQPLLAESPTTISGKECVYPMPNNLSWMHYERLMRVKNEDERDWYLREASTENWSYRTLDRNIGSQYYHRLLQTPESKRGEVIDEMQRLTADYQKDRHKFLRNPVVAEFLGFSQDAAYSETNLESAIIDHLQKFILELGKGYAFVARQQRIKTDIGEYYIDLVFYNYILKCFLLIDLKTSRITHEDIGQMDMYIRMYDELKCSEGDNPTIGLLLCSETSKDLARYSILKDSKQLYAAKYLTYLPTREELTAEIERQKEIFALQTGKNQD, from the coding sequence GTGCGTGGACTACCTGCAAGAGATACTGGGCGAACTCAAAAACTTTATAATCTCCTACCCGTTCGCCAGCACGGAAGAGGAAATACACTTCTTCAAGGAACTGAAATCAACGCTGATGACGCTCAATTCATCAGCGATATAAAGGCGATAGTATATACCGCCAAACAAAAGGCATATCAGGCCGCTGACCTCTTTCAAGTCGCGGCCAACTGGCTTGTTGGAAAAAGAATCATCGAACAGGAGCAGCATGGTCGGGAGCGCGCTGAATATGGTAAACGAATCATAGAGCTTGCATCAGAGGCGTTGACGGCAGAATATGGCAAAGGTTATTCAGCTACCACCCTCCGTAATTATAGGAAGTTCTACCTTTCTTTCAGAGGATTACAAATTCAGCAACCACTGCTTGCTGAATTTAAGAACTGCTTTTTGAATCAGCAACCATTGCTTGCTGAATCTCCGACAACCATATCAGGCAAGGAGTGTGTCTATCCTATGCCGAATAACCTTTCATGGATGCATTATGAGCGTCTTATGCGTGTTAAAAACGAGGATGAGCGAGATTGGTATCTGAGAGAAGCATCTACCGAAAATTGGAGCTACCGTACCCTTGACCGCAACATCGGCTCTCAATATTATCATCGTCTGCTTCAGACACCGGAATCAAAACGTGGTGAAGTCATTGATGAGATGCAACGGCTTACCGCAGATTATCAGAAAGACCGGCATAAATTTCTGCGGAATCCGGTTGTGGCAGAGTTCTTGGGTTTTTCGCAAGATGCGGCGTATTCGGAAACTAATCTTGAATCCGCGATTATCGACCACCTGCAAAAATTCATCCTTGAACTTGGCAAAGGCTATGCCTTTGTTGCCCGTCAGCAGAGAATAAAAACCGACATAGGCGAATATTATATAGACCTCGTATTCTACAACTATATCCTTAAATGTTTCCTGCTAATAGACTTAAAGACATCGCGAATCACGCATGAGGACATCGGGCAGATGGATATGTATATCCGAATGTACGATGAGTTGAAATGTTCGGAAGGTGATAATCCTACAATCGGCTTACTCCTTTGCTCGGAAACGAGTAAGGATTTGGCACGGTATTCAATCCTCAAAGACAGCAAGCAACTCTATGCAGCCAAATATCTGACATACCTCCCGACAAGGGAAGAATTAACCGCAGAAATTGAGCGTCAGAAAGAGATATTTGCCCTGCAAACGGGCAAGAATCAAGATTAA
- a CDS encoding DUF6043 family protein, whose protein sequence is MSADTTPPPRHKELLDEWISKNYEEYCDFTDMMHSADGVGKRLHCRIF, encoded by the coding sequence ATGAGCGCCGACACAACCCCACCTCCACGACATAAAGAGCTACTCGACGAGTGGATTTCCAAGAACTACGAAGAATACTGCGACTTTACCGACATGATGCACTCCGCTGACGGCGTAGGCAAGCGTTTGCATTGCCGAATTTTTTAG
- a CDS encoding AAA family ATPase: MKAIPYGISDFPRIRREDYYYVDKTRYIELMERQPPYLFLIRPRRFGKSLFLAMLETYYSIDYADCFDELFGSLYLGQHPTGRQNKYMVLRFNFSEIKARPEDLEQSFSEYCCMMMKDFILKYEHLLGHRIWEVVRRDETDPGQMLSG, translated from the coding sequence ATGAAAGCAATTCCCTATGGCATCTCCGATTTTCCGCGCATCCGTCGCGAGGATTATTACTATGTGGACAAGACCCGATACATCGAATTGATGGAGCGCCAACCGCCCTATCTTTTCCTCATCCGTCCGCGCCGCTTCGGCAAGTCCTTGTTTCTCGCCATGCTTGAGACATACTATAGCATCGACTATGCCGACTGCTTCGACGAGCTTTTCGGCAGCCTGTACCTCGGTCAACACCCCACCGGACGGCAGAATAAATATATGGTGCTCCGCTTCAACTTTTCCGAAATCAAGGCCAGACCTGAAGACTTGGAACAGAGTTTCAGTGAATATTGCTGCATGATGATGAAGGACTTCATCCTGAAATATGAACACTTGCTGGGGCATAGAATTTGGGAGGTGGTCAGACGTGACGAGACAGACCCCGGACAGATGCTATCAGGGTGA
- a CDS encoding PD-(D/E)XK nuclease domain-containing protein encodes MTRQTPDRCYQGDTVLRIPNLTVREQLYTYLTEAYQQADLFEIDFSVLSSLVKGMAYRGEWEPVFRFFAQELERQSAIREFIDGEAHVKGFLLAYLGLTQGYILLSEYESSKGYADFYMMPDLVRQPDIVYSYIVEVKYAHRDTSDADIALLKRDAAEQLRRYADDGKVARTKGNTQLGLITLVFKGWELVALEKLASRADCENESEA; translated from the coding sequence GTGACGAGACAGACCCCGGACAGATGCTATCAGGGTGACACGGTGTTGCGCATCCCCAACCTGACGGTGCGCGAGCAGCTGTATACCTACCTGACGGAAGCCTACCAACAGGCAGACCTGTTTGAAATAGACTTCTCCGTATTGTCCTCACTGGTGAAGGGAATGGCCTACCGTGGCGAGTGGGAGCCGGTTTTCCGCTTTTTTGCTCAGGAGCTGGAACGGCAAAGTGCCATCCGTGAATTTATCGACGGCGAGGCGCACGTCAAGGGATTTCTGTTGGCTTACTTAGGATTGACGCAGGGCTACATCCTTCTTTCCGAATACGAATCTTCCAAAGGTTATGCGGACTTCTACATGATGCCCGATCTGGTACGCCAGCCAGACATAGTCTACAGCTATATCGTGGAGGTGAAGTATGCCCACCGTGACACCTCCGATGCCGACATCGCCTTGCTGAAACGTGATGCGGCAGAACAGTTGCGCCGCTATGCCGACGATGGTAAGGTGGCTCGCACGAAAGGGAATACCCAGCTTGGATTGATTACGCTGGTGTTCAAGGGATGGGAATTAGTGGCACTAGAGAAGCTGGCGTCTAGAGCGGATTGCGAAAATGAATCAGAAGCCTAA
- a CDS encoding DUF6078 family protein, which produces MNKPLTYDDIPKMYLFCNHTKCPRRNKCLRFQAAMIVPQSVPHYETININHVAGNEKECSYFSAYTLTTFALGISHILDNVPHKKAMAIQNSLKSLMGKSMYYRIRNKQRRLHPSEQKQIANVFLEHGIKTKINFDEYIEDYDW; this is translated from the coding sequence ATGAATAAGCCACTTACATACGATGATATACCTAAAATGTATCTGTTTTGCAACCACACCAAATGCCCGCGCCGCAACAAATGCCTCCGTTTTCAGGCTGCGATGATTGTGCCCCAAAGTGTTCCTCACTACGAAACGATCAACATCAACCATGTAGCGGGAAATGAGAAGGAATGTTCCTATTTCAGTGCATACACTCTCACGACCTTTGCACTTGGCATCAGCCATATATTAGACAACGTTCCGCACAAAAAAGCTATGGCCATACAAAACAGCCTTAAATCTTTAATGGGGAAAAGCATGTACTACCGTATTCGCAACAAACAACGTCGACTTCATCCATCAGAACAGAAACAAATCGCAAACGTTTTCCTGGAACACGGCATCAAGACAAAGATTAACTTCGACGAATACATTGAAGATTATGATTGGTAA